The following coding sequences are from one Actinopolymorpha sp. NPDC004070 window:
- a CDS encoding cold-shock protein: MAQGTVKWFNADKGFGFISVDGGQDVFVHFSAIVADGYRSLDEDQRVEFDVVQGPKGPQAENVRTV, translated from the coding sequence ATGGCGCAGGGAACCGTCAAGTGGTTCAACGCTGACAAGGGCTTCGGCTTCATCTCCGTCGACGGCGGTCAGGACGTGTTCGTCCACTTCTCCGCGATCGTCGCCGACGGCTACCGCTCACTGGACGAGGACCAGCGCGTGGAGTTCGACGTCGTGCAGGGTCCGAAGGGCCCGCAGGCGGAGAACGTCCGCACGGTGTGA